The Brachyspira sp. SAP_772 genome includes the window AGGGTATAAAGACAAAGACGAGAGAAGTGCATATTGCTCTATTAGACGACAATATTATAGGTGCTATATCCTGCGGTAACAATAGATATAACATAGAAGACTATGGAGAGATAATGTCTTTATACGTTCACCCAATTTATCAAGGTTCTGGTATAGGAACTGAATTATTAAATCATTGCATGTCATATATGAAAGATAATGGTTATAAAAACTTATGCCTTTATGTTTTTGATAAAAATGAAGAGGCTAAAAGATTTTATCTAAAAAATGGATTTAAAGATTCAGGCAAAAAAAAGATATTAAAAATAGACGACAATAATAATATAGAAGAAGTGCTATATATTTATGATAATATATAAACACTTCTTCTATTATTTATTTAACAATTAAATATTCTTAAATTATTAAAAATTCTTAAATTAATCAATTAATTATTAGTATTTAAGTTAGTGTCTTGTAAAGCATTATTTGTTGGTACTTGCTGCGGTGCTGGTTGTGTTGTTGGCACATTAGCAGGAGTTGTTTGGTCGAAAGCAGTTTTTTGAGTGCTTATAGCCATAGATATAAGTAAAGCTCCTACGATAAATATTGTAGATAAGATAGTAGTTGCTTTAGTTAAAGCATTTCCTCTTTGGCTTCCAAGTACATTTGCTTGTGCACTAGAAAATAAACCTTCTGCTTTACCGCCTTGTATTATGATAAGTAAAAGTAGTAGTACACAGATTATTGAATAAACGATTATTCCTAAAGTAAGTAAAGCATTCATAAATATATATCCTCATAAAAAATTATATTTTCAGTTTTTAATTGAAGTATTATAGCATCTATATAATATTTTTCAAGCATTTTATTTAATAAGATATCACTTTTCCGTCTATGAGTGAGAAATGAATACTTCCAAAATCTCTGCTGTCATAACCATAATCTCTATTGTCTGATAACACAAAATATTCATTGTAGCCTATAATGTAAGGACCGAAATTATCCCTCGAAGATATATTGCCTTCTAATATTCTATTATCTTTACCAATATTCGCCCAAGGTTCATTTAATTCAGTTCCATTTATGTATATGGTTTTATCTTTTATTTCTATGGTTTCATTTGGAAGACCTATCACTCTTTTTATTAAATACCTTGTGTTTGATATATTAACATTTCCGAAAGTGAAAAAATAAACTGTATATGATATAAACTTTTTAAAAATATTTTCTTTCTTGCTTCTAGGGTCAACTATAAAAACTATGTCGCCTCTCTCGGGTCTTGAAAATACTATAGTTTTTCCTGTTA containing:
- the lepB gene encoding signal peptidase I, with protein sequence MNYSYDDRESIKKEKRNALKAILKPFIFIYYRSDNLLYKTIARLILGFIIAFILFGIITLFVRFDKMKSSTMMNTIEPNKMIITSKLRYAIAINPFVSKLTGKTIVFSRPERGDIVFIVDPRSKKENIFKKFISYTVYFFTFGNVNISNTRYLIKRVIGLPNETIEIKDKTIYINGTELNEPWANIGKDNRILEGNISSRDNFGPYIIGYNEYFVLSDNRDYGYDSRDFGSIHFSLIDGKVISY
- a CDS encoding GNAT family N-acetyltransferase, which translates into the protein MNLVIRKANIDDVFYISKLHAICWKQSYKDIVSEDFLKKIYLDDWCEEFSEGIKTKTREVHIALLDDNIIGAISCGNNRYNIEDYGEIMSLYVHPIYQGSGIGTELLNHCMSYMKDNGYKNLCLYVFDKNEEAKRFYLKNGFKDSGKKKILKIDDNNNIEEVLYIYDNI
- the secG gene encoding preprotein translocase subunit SecG, whose product is MNALLTLGIIVYSIICVLLLLLIIIQGGKAEGLFSSAQANVLGSQRGNALTKATTILSTIFIVGALLISMAISTQKTAFDQTTPANVPTTQPAPQQVPTNNALQDTNLNTNN